In Deinococcus maricopensis DSM 21211, one genomic interval encodes:
- a CDS encoding arabinan endo-1,5-alpha-L-arabinosidase, translated as MRPAPLLLLAGVALGGAASPTQPILRGDVQIHDPTVLRVNGAYVAFGTGHEYIDDGTLRVKTSPDGVTWTDAGTLTQTQPAWVNGALGTNPPNLWAPNITLHGGTAYLYYAASQFGKNTSAIGLTTNKTFDPNHPTRGWTDLGIVVRSGPGDNFNAIDAARIDTPDGRAWLAFGSWWDGIKLRELDPASGKLKTRNKTLYRLASRGGQGIEAPSILQHGGYYYLFTSWDRCCAGVNSTYRIMMGRARTVTGPYTDRTGRPLTDGGGTPLLTSAGRYIGPGGQEAFHDGARDTLAYHYYDADDAGLSKLQTATLRWGADGWPTLDPHPGGS; from the coding sequence GTGCGGCCAGCCCCCCTGCTGCTGCTCGCCGGCGTCGCCCTCGGGGGCGCCGCGAGCCCCACGCAACCGATCCTGCGCGGCGACGTGCAGATCCACGACCCCACCGTCCTGCGCGTGAACGGCGCGTACGTCGCGTTCGGCACCGGCCACGAATACATCGACGACGGCACCCTCCGCGTGAAAACCTCCCCGGACGGCGTCACCTGGACGGACGCCGGCACCCTCACCCAGACGCAACCCGCCTGGGTGAACGGCGCGCTCGGCACGAACCCCCCGAACCTCTGGGCGCCGAACATCACCCTGCACGGCGGCACCGCCTACCTGTACTACGCCGCGTCGCAGTTCGGCAAAAACACCAGCGCCATCGGCCTCACCACCAATAAGACCTTCGACCCGAACCACCCCACGCGCGGCTGGACGGACCTCGGCATCGTCGTGCGCAGCGGCCCTGGCGACAACTTCAACGCCATCGACGCCGCCCGCATCGACACGCCCGACGGCCGCGCCTGGCTCGCCTTCGGCTCCTGGTGGGACGGCATCAAGCTGCGCGAACTCGACCCGGCGAGCGGCAAACTCAAGACCCGCAACAAGACGCTCTACCGCCTCGCCTCCCGCGGCGGCCAGGGCATCGAAGCGCCCAGCATCCTCCAGCACGGCGGGTACTACTACCTGTTCACCTCCTGGGACCGCTGCTGCGCCGGCGTGAACAGCACCTACCGCATCATGATGGGCCGCGCCCGCACCGTCACCGGCCCGTACACCGACCGCACCGGGCGGCCCCTCACCGACGGCGGCGGCACGCCCCTGCTCACCAGCGCCGGACGCTACATCGGCCCCGGCGGGCAGGAAGCCTTCCACGACGGTGCGCGCGACACCCTCGCGTACCACTACTACGACGCGGACGACGCCGGCCTCAGCAAACTCCAGACCGCCACGCTCCGCTGGGGCGCAGACGGCTGGCCCACCCTCGACCCCCACCCCGGAGGTTCCTGA